A window of the Oncorhynchus mykiss isolate Arlee chromosome 15, USDA_OmykA_1.1, whole genome shotgun sequence genome harbors these coding sequences:
- the LOC110489525 gene encoding elongin-C isoform X2 — protein MDGEEKTYGGCEGPDAMYVKLISSDGHEFIVKREHALTSGTIKAMLSGPGQFAENETNEVNFREIPSHVLSKVCMYFTYKVRYTNSSTEIPEFPIAPEIALELLMAANFLDC, from the exons ATGG ATGGTGAAGAGAAGACCTACGGTGGCTGTGAGGGCCCAGATGCCATGTATGTGAAGCTGATCTCTTCTGATGGCCATGAATTCATAGTGAAGAGGGAACACGCCTTGACTTCAGGGACCATCAAAGCCATGTTGAGTGGACCAG GTCAGTTTGCAGAGAATGAAACCAACGAAGTGAACTTCAGAGAGATCCCCTCCCATGTCCTGTCCAAGGTGTGCATGTACTTCACCTACAAGGTCCGCTACACCAACAGCTCCACGGAAATCCCAGAGTTCCCCATCGCCCCTGAGATCGCCCTGGAACTACTCATGGCTGCAAACTTCTTGGATTGTTAA
- the LOC110489525 gene encoding elongin-C isoform X1 yields the protein MLSGPGKPLTSGTIQAMLSGPGKPLTSGTIQAMLSGPGKPLTSGTIKAMLSGPGKPLTSGTIKAMLSGPGQFAENETNEVNFREIPSHVLSKVCMYFTYKVRYTNSSTEIPEFPIAPEIALELLMAANFLDC from the exons ATGTTGAGTGGACCAGGTAAGCCCTTGACTTCAGGGACCATCCAAGCCATGTTGAGTGGACCAGGTAAGCCCTTGACTTCAGGGACCATCCAAGCTATGTTGAGTGGACCAGGTAAGCCCTTGACTTCAGGGACCATCAAAGCCATGTTGAGTGGACCAGGTAAGCCCTTGACTTCAGGGACCATCAAAGCCATGTTGAGTGGACCAG GTCAGTTTGCAGAGAATGAAACCAACGAAGTGAACTTCAGAGAGATCCCCTCCCATGTCCTGTCCAAGGTGTGCATGTACTTCACCTACAAGGTCCGCTACACCAACAGCTCCACGGAAATCCCAGAGTTCCCCATCGCCCCTGAGATCGCCCTGGAACTACTCATGGCTGCAAACTTCTTGGATTGTTAA